Below is a genomic region from Microbispora sp. ZYX-F-249.
CGAATCCGTCAGTGGCGACACGCCTGGCGAGGCCTTCTTCGCCTGGCTCATGCGCTTCCACGCCATCGGCGCACGCAAAGGACCTCTCGCCTCCGTCCTCCTCGCCGAATCCGCCAATGGCACCCCCATCCTCCGCGCCAGCCGCTCCCGCACGATCGCGGCCGGCGAACCCCTTTTCCGCGCCGCGCAACGCAGCGGAGAAGTCCGCGACGACGTCTCTCTCGGACAGATCCTCGACGGCCTCGTCGCGCTCGCCGGAATCGACAACGGCCCGGACTTCCCCGGCGCCCTGATCCGCATCCTGCTCGACGGTCTGCATCCGAATCCGCACACC
It encodes:
- a CDS encoding TetR/AcrR family transcriptional regulator; protein product: MSAEPAPARRADAERNRSKIIAVAREAFAEPGAAPSMAEIARRAGVGMATLYRNFPGRLELVEELFRNTVDDMCQAAESVSGDTPGEAFFAWLMRFHAIGARKGPLASVLLAESANGTPILRASRSRTIAAGEPLFRAAQRSGEVRDDVSLGQILDGLVALAGIDNGPDFPGALIRILLDGLHPNPHTTGGLPAASEGEDIPTTTRRSE